The Dermochelys coriacea isolate rDerCor1 chromosome 7, rDerCor1.pri.v4, whole genome shotgun sequence genome window below encodes:
- the TMEM179B gene encoding transmembrane protein 179B — protein MPAAQSAPSLQLRAGLRHTQRPAAASPGCRGRISQGAGLGFRGLDWRGEHGGVCAAAGGTGPARSCLSLRRRLRLGLTVTQGEFGGRCILYGSVDKNSSALALSHFSNISLCYFVAAISILIAVYCFAVLLYGIYSCCMDERRWDHTWLTVNLAVSAVILFFLLVSACILRVGMDTLCSSILQTKLVKSCQEAQHVQWSPQYNAARFYDNLYSAEAAAWVNFFFWCLLLVLLLVQRRREAPFHLLQRNDPEWSSETDAIFGAGHRGREETGTNKRPQFGQGGRVCVCV, from the exons ATgcctgctgcccagagcgctCCAAGCCTCCAGCTGCGTG CGGGCCTCCGACACACACAGCGTCCCGCCGCAGCCTCCCCAGGCTGCCGGGGGCGGATCTCCCAGGGGGCGGGATTGGGGTTTCGGGGCCTGGACTGGCGAGGGGAACATGGCGGTGTCTGCGCTGCAGCTGGGGGAACTGGCCCTGCACGGAGCTGCCTTTCTCTGCGGCGTCGTCTGCGCCTCGGCCTGACTGTCACCCAG GGGGAGTTTGGTGGCCGGTGTATCCTCTATGGGTCCGTAGACAAGAATAGTTCGGCCCTCGCTCTGTCTCACTTCAGCAACATCTCCCTCTGTTACTTCGTCGCCGCCATTTCCATCCTCATCGCTGTGTACTGCTTTGCAGTGCTGCTCTATGGCATCTACAGCTGCTGCATGGACGAGAGGCGGTG GGATCACACCTGGCTCACTGTGAACCTGGCAGTCTCTGCTGTGATCCTCTTCTTCCTGCTGGTCTCGGCCTGCATCCTCCGGGTTGGGATGGACACTCTGTGCTCATCCATCCTCCAAACCAAACTTGTGAAAAG CTGCCAAGAGGCCCAGCATGTGCAGTGGTCCCCACAGTATAATGCAGCGAGGTTCTATGACAATCTCTACAGTGCTGAG GCGGCCGCCTGGGTGAATTTCTTCTTCTGGTGTCTGCTGCTGGTCCTGTTGCTCGTGCAGCGCAGACGGGAGGCCCCGTTCCATCTCCTGCAGCGCAACGACCCCGAGTGGAGCTCCGAGACAGACGCCATCTTTGGTGCCGGCCACAGAGGCCGTGAGGAGACCGGGACGAACAAGCGGCCTCAGTTTGGGCAaggggggagagtgtgtgtgtgcgtgtga
- the TAF6L gene encoding LOW QUALITY PROTEIN: TAF6-like RNA polymerase II p300/CBP-associated factor-associated factor 65 kDa subunit 6L (The sequence of the model RefSeq protein was modified relative to this genomic sequence to represent the inferred CDS: inserted 2 bases in 2 codons; deleted 12 bases in 9 codons; substituted 2 bases at 2 genomic stop codons): MSEREERRFVELPRESVRLMAESAGLELTDEVAALLAEDXCYRLREAAQNSSQFMKHTKRRKLTVEDFNRALRWSNVEVVCGYGSQDPLPFRAIKEGELYFQEDREINLVELALATNLPKGCAETAVRVHVSYLDGKGNLEPQGAVPSAVSTLSDDLLKYYQHVTRAVLGDDPQLMKVALQDLQTNSKIAALLPYFVYVVSGVSGAGGPWTCDPCKSVSHDLEQLNRLLHIAKRPHPDPYLCLGSYVKSLIASVMYCVLEPLAASINPLNEHWTLRDYAAMLLSHIFWTHGDLVSGLYHQILLSLQKGLADPVRPLCSHYGAVVGLHALGWKAVERVLYPHLSTYWANLQAVLDDYSVSNAQVKADGHKCTGAILHLFLCQVGSRAACXXMKAQSVSAQGDRPCRDRCRRESSPWLSPLQDPQVEFSFGIASHLLQLGSGGPQLGTGISADLPTVLLHETYRELYDFFGDSLATRFGTGSGLHSAEPTPPGPKVLDTKKKEQPAFGTGDVVRKMPQLTANATVSPGRRRSPRADYPPGRPALHRSASVPRSRSASRQQGLRPGVPYVFQPCRFSPQGPPHFSFVIAGRQVGRRCQGRXFQTCFPQHHGPSHISRYAQELPLIGRTSKPVKKWATQEYSLYLPL; this comes from the exons ATGTCCGAGCGCGAGGAGCGGCGCTTCGTGGAGCTGCCGCGCGAGTCCGTGCGCCTGATGGCGGAGAGCGCGGGGCTGGAGCTGACGGACGAGGTGGCCGCGCTGCTGGCCGAGG GGTGTTACCGCCTGCGGGAGGCCGCCCAG aACAGCTCCCAGTTCATGAAACACACCAAACGCCGGAAACTGACGGTGGAGGATTTCAACCGGGCCCTTCGGTGGAGCAACGTGGAG GTGGTGTGTGGCTATGGCTCCCAGGACCCCCTTCCCTTCCGTGCTATAAAGGAAGGGGAGCTCTACTTCCAGGAGGACCGTGAGATCAATCTGGTGGAGCTGGCCCTGGCCACCAACCTCCCCAAGGGCTGTGCAGAGACAGCAGTGAGAG TGCACGTCTCTTATCTGGATGGGAAAGGAAATCTGGAACCACAGGGAGCTG TGCCCAGTGCTGTCTCCACTCTCTCAGATGACCTGCTGAAGTACTACCAGCATGTGACCCGAGCTGTACTTGGGGATGACCCGCAGCTAATGAag gttGCCCTCCAGGACCTGCAGACCAACTCGAAgatcgcagccctgctgccctacTTTGTCTACGTGGTCAGTGGGGTGAGTGGAGCAGGAGGCCCTTGGACATGTGACCCAT GTAAATCAGTCAGCCatgacctggagcagctgaacCGCCTGCTGCACATCGCCAAGAGGCCTCATCCAGATCCCTACCTGTGCCTGGGCTCCTATGTCAAGAGCCTGATCGCCAGCGTCATGTACTGTGTGCTGGAGCCACTTGCCGCG TCCATCAACCCCCTCAATGAA CACTGGACGCTCCGGGACTACGCTGCAATGCTCCTGAGCCACATCTTCTG GACGCATGGCGACCTTGTCAGTGGCCTCTACCACCAGATCTTGCTGTCCCTCCAGAAGGGGCTGGCTGATCCGGTGCGCCCGCTTTGTTCTCATTATGGGGCTGTGGTGGGGCTGCATGCCCTGGGGTGGAAG GCTGTGGAGCGAGTCCTCTACCCCCATCTCTCCACCTACTGGGCGAACCTGCAGGCTGTGCTTGACGACTACTCTGTCTCCAATGCTCAGGTGAAGGCCGATGGGCACAAGTGTACTGGTGCCATTCTG CATCTCTTTCTTTGCCAGGTCGGCAGTAGAGCGGCCTGCTGATAGATGAAGGCGCAGTCAGTGTCAGCCCAGGGGGACAGGCCATGTAGGGATAGGTGCCGGCGGGAGAGCTCTCCCTGGCTCAGCCCCCTGCAAGATCCCCAAGTGGAGTTCAGCTTTGGCATCGCCAGCCACCTGCTGCAGCTTGGCAGTGGGGGCCCCCAGCTGGGTACTGGCATCTCTGCTGACCTTCCCACTGTCCTCCTGCATGAGACCTACCGGGAGCTCTATGACTTCTTTGGAGACAGCCTAGCCACCCGCTTTGGCACGGGCTCGGGGCTGCACTCAGCCGAGCCGACACCTCCGGGCCCCAAGGTCTTGGACACGAAGAAGAAAGAGCAGCCAGCCTTTGGCACAGGGGACGTGGTGCGCAAGATG CCCCAGCTGACAGCCAACGCCACAGTGAGccccgggaggaggaggagcccccGGGCAGACTAC CCACCAGGCAGGCCGGCCCTGCATCGCTCAGCCAGTGTG CCCCGTTCTCGTAGCGCATCACGCCAGCAGGGCCTCCGGCCCGGGGTTCCGTATGTTTTCCAG CCGTGCCGCTTCTCCCCCCAGGGGCCACCCCACTTCAGCTTTGTGATTGCTGGGCGGCAGGTGGGCCGGCGGTGCCAGGGCC TGTTTCAGACCTGCTTCCCCCAGCACCATGGCCCTAGCCAC ATTTCCCGCTATGCCCAAGAGCTG CCATTGATCGGCAGGACCAGCAAGCCTGTGAAGAAGTGGGCC ACTCAAGAGTACTCCCTCTACCTGCCTCTCTGA
- the TUT1 gene encoding speckle targeted PIP5K1A-regulated poly(A) polymerase isoform X3: protein MDKDKGVYAIVELQDQEVMEKVLAQPEHCLGGQRLRVKPREKKEFKYMPPKKQGSAHREQLSPEKLVQALCQADDVDSQMSQLVQLFELSESERRLRHLLVTLFQEVFSEFFPGCAILPFGSSVNGFDIHGCDLDLFLDLEKTKTFQASAKGPQGAQAEAGAGPDSDSEDSILSDIDLTTATVPEVLELVAAVLRKCVPGVHSVQAVPSARRPVVKFCHKDSGLLGDISINNRLALCNTRFLQLCTEADERVRPLVYALRYWAKQQALAGNPFGGGPLLNNYALTLLVLFFLQTRSPPALPTLAQLRELTGDGDQAIVDGWDCSFLQDASRLESSTNTESLCSLLAEFFRVFGDHDFAGCVISLKEGQALPLPSFLLSEMGAKLKLGPFNVQDPFELSHNVAANVNEKIALRFQHCCRDGAKYCRSLQYQRKSSKGKAWGLVRLFQPGVPEAGELGPDGLLITIPFTLMALSPGSRQQLCQARDFRRCWFDKVCAAITFVLKDVLKCSCTGPVGEPLGQEPTEQGGGEQPIVGSKHPRSDEGGSLAVFPAKKKLRPEGPVPEEEESLSWSCAVWHRVWMGRRRVRRQLRHLGSPQPDAEQEAGSLEVEEKVSEAIIQQEGDSMGSEPLLRFTACARVGRGQEDTRTLLCFTPGPQHGLLFQDFYHFLQGFLPRMVERYVTRAARGGQ from the exons ATGGATAAAGACAAG GGTGTATATGCTATTGTGGAGCTACAGGACCAGGAGGTGATGGAGAAGGTGCTGGCTCAGCCTGAACATTGCTTGGGGGGGCAGCGGCTGCGGGTGAAGCCCCGGGAGAAGAAGGAATTCAAGTACATGCCTCCCAAGAAGCAGGGATCTGCACATCGTGAACAGCTGAGTCCTGAAAAGCTGGTCCAGGCCCTGTGCCAGGCTGATGAT GTGGATTCCCAGATGTCACAGCTGGTGCAGCTGTTTGAGCTCTCCGAGAGCGAGAGGCGGCTGCGACACCTACTGGTCACCCTGTTCCAGGAGGTTTTTTCAGAGTTCTTCCCTG GATGTGCCATCCTCCCCTTTGGCTCGTCGGTGAATGGATTTGACATCCATGGCTGTGACCTGGATTTGTTCCTGGACCTggagaaaacaaaaaccttccagGCATCTGCAAAGGGACCCCAGGGGGCACAG GCCGAGGCGGGGGCAGGGCCAGACTCTGACTCGGAGGACTCCATCCTGAGTGACATTGATCTGACAACAGCGACGGTGCCCGAGGTGCTGGAGCTGGTGGCAGCTGTGCTACGGAAGTGTGTACCAGGTGTGCACAGCGTCCAGGCAGTGCCCAGTGCCCGCCGCCCTGTCGTCAAGTTCTGCCACAAGGACTCTGGGCTGCTGGGAGACATCTCCATCAACAACAG GCTGGCGCTCTGCAACACACGCTTCCTACAGCTCTGTACAGAGGCTGATGAGCGGGTGCGGCCCCTGGTCTATGCACTGCGCTACTGGGCCAAGCAGCAGGCCCTGGCGG GAAACCCCTTTGGGGGTGGCCCCCTCCTCAACAACTATGCACTGACCCTGCTGGTGCTGTTCTTCCTGCAGACACGCAGCCCCCCGGCCTTGCCCACACTGGCCCAGCTCAGGGAGCTGACAG GGGATGGGGATCAGGCTATTGTGGACGGCTGGGATTGCAGCTTCCTCCAGGACGCGTCACGGCTGGAGTCCAGCACCAACACGGAGAGTCTGT GTTCCCTCCTGGCCGAATTCTTCCGTGTCTTTGGGGACCATGACTTTGCTGGCTGCGTGATCTCGCTGAAGGAGGGCCAGgcgctgcccctccccagcttcctgctCTCGGAGATGGGTGCCAAGCTCAAGCTGGGCCCCTTCAATGTGCAGGACCCCTTCGAGCTGAGCCACAATGTGGCAGCCAACGTCAATGAGAAGATAGCGCTGCGGTTCCAGCACTGCTGCCGGGATGGGGCCAAGTACTGCCGCAGCCTGCAGTACCAGCGCAAATCCAGCAAGGGGAAGGCCTGGGGGCTTGTGCGGCTCTTCCAGCCAGGCGTGCcggaggctggggagctgggccctGATGGGCTCCTCATCACCATCCCCTTCACGCTGATGGCACTCTCCCCTGGGAGCCGGCAGCAGTTGTGCCAGGCCAGGGACTTCCGGCGCTGCTGGTTTGACAAGGTGTGTGCCGCCATCACCTTCGTGCTGAAGGATGTGCTGAAGTGCAGCTGCACAGGGCCTGTAGGAGAGCCCCTGGGGCAGGAGCCCACAGAGCAGGGTGGAGGTGAGCAGCCTATAGTGGGGTCCAAGCACCCCCGGTCTGATGAGGGAGGAAGCTTGGCTGTCTTCCCAGCCAAGAAGAAGCTGAGACCAGAGGGCCCAgtgccagaggaggaggagagcctgAGCTGGAGCTGTGCTGTGTGGCATCGTGTCTGGATGGGCCGGCGCCGCGTCCGACGCCAGCTCCGACACCTGGGCAGCCCACAGCCAGACGCAGAGCAGGAGGCTGGCTCCCTGGAGGTGGAGGAAAAGGTGTCAGAGGCCATAATCCAGCAGGAGGGAGATTCCATGGGGTCAGAGCCACTGCTGAGGTTCACAGCCTGTGCCCGGGTGGGCAGGGGCCAGGAGGACACGCGGACCCTCCTGTGCTTCACCCCAGGCCCCCAGCACGGCCTTCTGTTCCAGGACTTCTATCATTTTTTACAGGGCTTTCTGCCCAGAATGGTGGAGCGGTATGTGACCAGAGCAGCCAGGGGTGGGCAGTGA
- the TUT1 gene encoding speckle targeted PIP5K1A-regulated poly(A) polymerase isoform X2 has product MEPDVESLPRGGFRCRLCHVTAANKPSLQDHLQGKKHQRLESLRAKRQDQELRSVFVSGFHKGTSASELSEYFQTFGDVASVVMDKDKGVYAIVELQDQEVMEKVLAQPEHCLGGQRLRVKPREKKEFKYMPPKKQGSAHREQLSPEKLVQALCQADDVDSQMSQLVQLFELSESERRLRHLLVTLFQEVFSEFFPGCAILPFGSSVNGFDIHGCDLDLFLDLEKTKTFQASAKGPQGAQAEAGAGPDSDSEDSILSDIDLTTATVPEVLELVAAVLRKCVPGVHSVQAVPSARRPVVKFCHKDSGLLGDISINNRLALCNTRFLQLCTEADERVRPLVYALRYWAKQQALAGNPFGGGPLLNNYALTLLVLFFLQTRSPPALPTLAQLRELTGDGDQAIVDGWDCSFLQDASRLESSTNTESLCSLLAEFFRVFGDHDFAGCVISLKEGQALPLPSFLLSEMGAKLKLGPFNVQDPFELSHNVAANVNEKIALRFQHCCRDGAKYCRSLQYQRKSSKGKAWGLVRLFQPGVPEAGELGPDGLLITIPFTLMALSPGSRQQLCQARDFRRCWFDKVCAAITFVLKDVLKCSCTGPVGEPLGQEPTEQGGGEQPIVGSKHPRSDEGGSLAVFPAKKKLRPEGPVPEEEESLSWSCAVWHRVWMGRRRVRRQLRHLGSPQPDAEQEAGSLEVEEKVSEAIIQQEGDSMGSEPLLRFTACARVGRGQEDTRTLLCFTPGPQHGLLFQDFYHFLQGFLPRMVERYVTRAARGGQ; this is encoded by the exons ATGGAGCCGGATGTGGAGTCGCTGCCCCGCGGAGGCTTCCGTTGCCGTCTCTGTCATGTGACTGCGGCCAACA agcccagcctgcaaGATCATCTGCAGGGGAAGAAGCACCAGCGGCTGGAGAGCTTGCGTGCCAAGCGGCAAGATCAGGAGCTTCGCAGTGTCTTTGTCAGTGGCTTCCACAAGGGTACATCAGCCTCCGAGCTGAGTGAATACTTCCAGACCTTCGGGGACGTGGCCAGTGTGGTGATGGATAAAGACAAG GGTGTATATGCTATTGTGGAGCTACAGGACCAGGAGGTGATGGAGAAGGTGCTGGCTCAGCCTGAACATTGCTTGGGGGGGCAGCGGCTGCGGGTGAAGCCCCGGGAGAAGAAGGAATTCAAGTACATGCCTCCCAAGAAGCAGGGATCTGCACATCGTGAACAGCTGAGTCCTGAAAAGCTGGTCCAGGCCCTGTGCCAGGCTGATGAT GTGGATTCCCAGATGTCACAGCTGGTGCAGCTGTTTGAGCTCTCCGAGAGCGAGAGGCGGCTGCGACACCTACTGGTCACCCTGTTCCAGGAGGTTTTTTCAGAGTTCTTCCCTG GATGTGCCATCCTCCCCTTTGGCTCGTCGGTGAATGGATTTGACATCCATGGCTGTGACCTGGATTTGTTCCTGGACCTggagaaaacaaaaaccttccagGCATCTGCAAAGGGACCCCAGGGGGCACAG GCCGAGGCGGGGGCAGGGCCAGACTCTGACTCGGAGGACTCCATCCTGAGTGACATTGATCTGACAACAGCGACGGTGCCCGAGGTGCTGGAGCTGGTGGCAGCTGTGCTACGGAAGTGTGTACCAGGTGTGCACAGCGTCCAGGCAGTGCCCAGTGCCCGCCGCCCTGTCGTCAAGTTCTGCCACAAGGACTCTGGGCTGCTGGGAGACATCTCCATCAACAACAG GCTGGCGCTCTGCAACACACGCTTCCTACAGCTCTGTACAGAGGCTGATGAGCGGGTGCGGCCCCTGGTCTATGCACTGCGCTACTGGGCCAAGCAGCAGGCCCTGGCGG GAAACCCCTTTGGGGGTGGCCCCCTCCTCAACAACTATGCACTGACCCTGCTGGTGCTGTTCTTCCTGCAGACACGCAGCCCCCCGGCCTTGCCCACACTGGCCCAGCTCAGGGAGCTGACAG GGGATGGGGATCAGGCTATTGTGGACGGCTGGGATTGCAGCTTCCTCCAGGACGCGTCACGGCTGGAGTCCAGCACCAACACGGAGAGTCTGT GTTCCCTCCTGGCCGAATTCTTCCGTGTCTTTGGGGACCATGACTTTGCTGGCTGCGTGATCTCGCTGAAGGAGGGCCAGgcgctgcccctccccagcttcctgctCTCGGAGATGGGTGCCAAGCTCAAGCTGGGCCCCTTCAATGTGCAGGACCCCTTCGAGCTGAGCCACAATGTGGCAGCCAACGTCAATGAGAAGATAGCGCTGCGGTTCCAGCACTGCTGCCGGGATGGGGCCAAGTACTGCCGCAGCCTGCAGTACCAGCGCAAATCCAGCAAGGGGAAGGCCTGGGGGCTTGTGCGGCTCTTCCAGCCAGGCGTGCcggaggctggggagctgggccctGATGGGCTCCTCATCACCATCCCCTTCACGCTGATGGCACTCTCCCCTGGGAGCCGGCAGCAGTTGTGCCAGGCCAGGGACTTCCGGCGCTGCTGGTTTGACAAGGTGTGTGCCGCCATCACCTTCGTGCTGAAGGATGTGCTGAAGTGCAGCTGCACAGGGCCTGTAGGAGAGCCCCTGGGGCAGGAGCCCACAGAGCAGGGTGGAGGTGAGCAGCCTATAGTGGGGTCCAAGCACCCCCGGTCTGATGAGGGAGGAAGCTTGGCTGTCTTCCCAGCCAAGAAGAAGCTGAGACCAGAGGGCCCAgtgccagaggaggaggagagcctgAGCTGGAGCTGTGCTGTGTGGCATCGTGTCTGGATGGGCCGGCGCCGCGTCCGACGCCAGCTCCGACACCTGGGCAGCCCACAGCCAGACGCAGAGCAGGAGGCTGGCTCCCTGGAGGTGGAGGAAAAGGTGTCAGAGGCCATAATCCAGCAGGAGGGAGATTCCATGGGGTCAGAGCCACTGCTGAGGTTCACAGCCTGTGCCCGGGTGGGCAGGGGCCAGGAGGACACGCGGACCCTCCTGTGCTTCACCCCAGGCCCCCAGCACGGCCTTCTGTTCCAGGACTTCTATCATTTTTTACAGGGCTTTCTGCCCAGAATGGTGGAGCGGTATGTGACCAGAGCAGCCAGGGGTGGGCAGTGA
- the TUT1 gene encoding speckle targeted PIP5K1A-regulated poly(A) polymerase isoform X1, protein MGGLVLGSEVIIDQKTLYHNLNGLLSGHHAEPSLQDHLQGKKHQRLESLRAKRQDQELRSVFVSGFHKGTSASELSEYFQTFGDVASVVMDKDKGVYAIVELQDQEVMEKVLAQPEHCLGGQRLRVKPREKKEFKYMPPKKQGSAHREQLSPEKLVQALCQADDVDSQMSQLVQLFELSESERRLRHLLVTLFQEVFSEFFPGCAILPFGSSVNGFDIHGCDLDLFLDLEKTKTFQASAKGPQGAQAEAGAGPDSDSEDSILSDIDLTTATVPEVLELVAAVLRKCVPGVHSVQAVPSARRPVVKFCHKDSGLLGDISINNRLALCNTRFLQLCTEADERVRPLVYALRYWAKQQALAGNPFGGGPLLNNYALTLLVLFFLQTRSPPALPTLAQLRELTGDGDQAIVDGWDCSFLQDASRLESSTNTESLCSLLAEFFRVFGDHDFAGCVISLKEGQALPLPSFLLSEMGAKLKLGPFNVQDPFELSHNVAANVNEKIALRFQHCCRDGAKYCRSLQYQRKSSKGKAWGLVRLFQPGVPEAGELGPDGLLITIPFTLMALSPGSRQQLCQARDFRRCWFDKVCAAITFVLKDVLKCSCTGPVGEPLGQEPTEQGGGEQPIVGSKHPRSDEGGSLAVFPAKKKLRPEGPVPEEEESLSWSCAVWHRVWMGRRRVRRQLRHLGSPQPDAEQEAGSLEVEEKVSEAIIQQEGDSMGSEPLLRFTACARVGRGQEDTRTLLCFTPGPQHGLLFQDFYHFLQGFLPRMVERYVTRAARGGQ, encoded by the exons ATGGGAGGTCTGGTCCTGGGGTCAGAGGTCATAATTGATCAGAAGACGTTGTACCATAATCTGAATGGGTTGCTGTCAGGTCACCATGCAG agcccagcctgcaaGATCATCTGCAGGGGAAGAAGCACCAGCGGCTGGAGAGCTTGCGTGCCAAGCGGCAAGATCAGGAGCTTCGCAGTGTCTTTGTCAGTGGCTTCCACAAGGGTACATCAGCCTCCGAGCTGAGTGAATACTTCCAGACCTTCGGGGACGTGGCCAGTGTGGTGATGGATAAAGACAAG GGTGTATATGCTATTGTGGAGCTACAGGACCAGGAGGTGATGGAGAAGGTGCTGGCTCAGCCTGAACATTGCTTGGGGGGGCAGCGGCTGCGGGTGAAGCCCCGGGAGAAGAAGGAATTCAAGTACATGCCTCCCAAGAAGCAGGGATCTGCACATCGTGAACAGCTGAGTCCTGAAAAGCTGGTCCAGGCCCTGTGCCAGGCTGATGAT GTGGATTCCCAGATGTCACAGCTGGTGCAGCTGTTTGAGCTCTCCGAGAGCGAGAGGCGGCTGCGACACCTACTGGTCACCCTGTTCCAGGAGGTTTTTTCAGAGTTCTTCCCTG GATGTGCCATCCTCCCCTTTGGCTCGTCGGTGAATGGATTTGACATCCATGGCTGTGACCTGGATTTGTTCCTGGACCTggagaaaacaaaaaccttccagGCATCTGCAAAGGGACCCCAGGGGGCACAG GCCGAGGCGGGGGCAGGGCCAGACTCTGACTCGGAGGACTCCATCCTGAGTGACATTGATCTGACAACAGCGACGGTGCCCGAGGTGCTGGAGCTGGTGGCAGCTGTGCTACGGAAGTGTGTACCAGGTGTGCACAGCGTCCAGGCAGTGCCCAGTGCCCGCCGCCCTGTCGTCAAGTTCTGCCACAAGGACTCTGGGCTGCTGGGAGACATCTCCATCAACAACAG GCTGGCGCTCTGCAACACACGCTTCCTACAGCTCTGTACAGAGGCTGATGAGCGGGTGCGGCCCCTGGTCTATGCACTGCGCTACTGGGCCAAGCAGCAGGCCCTGGCGG GAAACCCCTTTGGGGGTGGCCCCCTCCTCAACAACTATGCACTGACCCTGCTGGTGCTGTTCTTCCTGCAGACACGCAGCCCCCCGGCCTTGCCCACACTGGCCCAGCTCAGGGAGCTGACAG GGGATGGGGATCAGGCTATTGTGGACGGCTGGGATTGCAGCTTCCTCCAGGACGCGTCACGGCTGGAGTCCAGCACCAACACGGAGAGTCTGT GTTCCCTCCTGGCCGAATTCTTCCGTGTCTTTGGGGACCATGACTTTGCTGGCTGCGTGATCTCGCTGAAGGAGGGCCAGgcgctgcccctccccagcttcctgctCTCGGAGATGGGTGCCAAGCTCAAGCTGGGCCCCTTCAATGTGCAGGACCCCTTCGAGCTGAGCCACAATGTGGCAGCCAACGTCAATGAGAAGATAGCGCTGCGGTTCCAGCACTGCTGCCGGGATGGGGCCAAGTACTGCCGCAGCCTGCAGTACCAGCGCAAATCCAGCAAGGGGAAGGCCTGGGGGCTTGTGCGGCTCTTCCAGCCAGGCGTGCcggaggctggggagctgggccctGATGGGCTCCTCATCACCATCCCCTTCACGCTGATGGCACTCTCCCCTGGGAGCCGGCAGCAGTTGTGCCAGGCCAGGGACTTCCGGCGCTGCTGGTTTGACAAGGTGTGTGCCGCCATCACCTTCGTGCTGAAGGATGTGCTGAAGTGCAGCTGCACAGGGCCTGTAGGAGAGCCCCTGGGGCAGGAGCCCACAGAGCAGGGTGGAGGTGAGCAGCCTATAGTGGGGTCCAAGCACCCCCGGTCTGATGAGGGAGGAAGCTTGGCTGTCTTCCCAGCCAAGAAGAAGCTGAGACCAGAGGGCCCAgtgccagaggaggaggagagcctgAGCTGGAGCTGTGCTGTGTGGCATCGTGTCTGGATGGGCCGGCGCCGCGTCCGACGCCAGCTCCGACACCTGGGCAGCCCACAGCCAGACGCAGAGCAGGAGGCTGGCTCCCTGGAGGTGGAGGAAAAGGTGTCAGAGGCCATAATCCAGCAGGAGGGAGATTCCATGGGGTCAGAGCCACTGCTGAGGTTCACAGCCTGTGCCCGGGTGGGCAGGGGCCAGGAGGACACGCGGACCCTCCTGTGCTTCACCCCAGGCCCCCAGCACGGCCTTCTGTTCCAGGACTTCTATCATTTTTTACAGGGCTTTCTGCCCAGAATGGTGGAGCGGTATGTGACCAGAGCAGCCAGGGGTGGGCAGTGA
- the LOC119858351 gene encoding putative nuclease HARBI1, which produces MALYLLAQRAHARRRRRLPQERVFKPRIQFLNMPEEQVMRRYQLNPEMIRDLCHALERDLQPSTGRSHALPVYVKVTAALNFYTSGTFQTPAGDAAGISQASMSRCVSQVTTALTRRANAYIRFPFQPQQQARTKEEFLRIAGFPNVLGTLGCTHVALKPPSDHENLYRNPLRFHSMNMQLVCDAHGMITHVVAEFPGSVPDAHILSCSSLRGIFEGHRNMNGWLLGDGTYPLKPWLLTPVETAETAAEQRYNTAHMATLAVVGRTVGVLKGRFRCLDRAEGVLQYSPLKVCHIFVACCVLHNMAVGRGIAMPEGVELGARQPAQASPHPEPLSQESHCLRQELITSYFS; this is translated from the exons aTGGCGCTATACCTGCTGGCCCAGCGTGCCCATGCccgccggcggcggcggctgccccAGGAGCGTGTGTTTAAGCCCCGGATCCAGTTCCTGAACATGCCAGAGGAGCAGGTGATGCGGCGCTACCAGCTCAACCCTGAGATGATCCGAGACCTGTGCCACGCACTAGAGCGCGACCTGCAGCCCTCGACTGGCCGCAGCCATGCTCTCCCTGTTTACGTCAAGGTGACGGCTGCCCTCAACTTCTACACCTCGGGCACCTTTCAGACGCCGGCGGGCGACGCGGCTGGCATCAGCCAGGCCAGCATGTCCCGCTGCGTTTCCCAAGTCACGACCGCCCTGACCCGCCGTGCCAATGCCTACATCCGCTTCCCCTTCCAGCCTCAGCAGCAGGCCCGCACCAAAGAGGAGTTTCTGCGCATTGCTGGCTTCCCCAATGTGCTGGGCACGTTGGGCTGCACCCACGTGGCCCTCAAGCCGCCCTCGGATCACGAGAACCTCTACCGCAACCCACTGCGCTTCCACTCCATGAACATGCAGCTGGTGTGCGATGCCCATGGCATGATAACCCATGTGGTGGCCGAGTTCCCTGGCTCTGTGCCAGAtgcccacatcctcagctgttCCAGCCTCAGGGGCATCTTTGAGGGGCACCGGAACATGAATGGCTGGCTGCTGG GGGATGGCACCTACCCCCTGAAGCCCTGGCTGCTGACACCAGTGGAGACagcagagacagcagctgagcagcgATACAACACAGCGCACATGGCCACACTTGCTGTGGTGGGACGTACAGTGGGGGTACTAAAGGGCCGGTTCCGGTGCCTGGACCGGGCAGAGGGGGTGCTCCAGTACAGCCCCCTCAAGGTCTGCCACATCTTCGTGGCTTGCTGTGTCTTGCACAATATGGCTGTAGGGCGGGGCATTGCCATGCctgagggggtggagctgggtgCCAGGCAACCTGCCCAGGCTtctccccaccctgagcccctctcccAGGAGTCCCACTGCCTGCGGCAAGAGCTCATCACCAGCTATTTCAGCTGA